The genomic DNA CCCGCACCAGAAGGGGACGCCGGTGAGGACGCTCCGTACGAGACGCTGCGCTTCATACCCTGGGGCCGCGTCGACCCCTTCCACACGGCCGTCGTCGAAGCCGTCGAGGAAGCCGTGCTCAACGTGCTGACCGCCGCCGAGCCCATGTCCGGGCGCGACGGGCACCACGTGCCCGCGTTCCCGCTCGCGGCCCTCGCCGGGATGCGGGAGGCGCGTACGGGCTGAACCGGATGCCGCACCCGGCCCACCGCGGGCCGCGGGCGGCGTGTCGGTCCGTGCGCCGCCGCCCGGGGTGCCCACGATGGGTGCGCCGAGGCGAGAGGAGCCGCACCGTGGCCCTGCACCAGACCGACCGCGGCGTCGCCGGACCGTACGACGACGTCTACGCGATGCCCATCAGCGAGCACGCGCTGCCCAAGTACTTCATGCCCGAGGAGGTCTCCGACCCGCGCGCCGTCAAAGCGCTCATCCGCGACGAGCTGGCCCTCGACGGCAACGCGGCGCAGAACCTGGCGACGTTCTGCACCACCTGGGCCGAAGACGAGGTGCACAGCCTCATGGACGAGTGCATCGGCAAGAACATGGTCGACAAGGACGAGTACCCGCAGACCGCGGACATCGAGAACCGCTGCGTGCACATCCTCGCCGACCTGTGGCACTCCCCGCACGGCGAGACCACCATGGGCTGCTCGACGACCGGCTCCAGCGAGGCCGCGATGCTCGGCGGCCTGGCGCTCAAGTGGCGCTGGCGCCGGCGCCGCAAGGCCGAGGGCAAGCCCGCCGACCGGCCGAACCTGGTGTGCGGTCCCGTGCAGGTGTGCTGGGAGAAGTTCGCCCGGTACTTCGACGTCGAGCTGCGCCAGGTGCCGCTGGAGCCGGACGCCACCGGGCTGCGCCCGCACCAACTGCGCGAGTACGTCGACGAGAACACCATCGGCGTCGTCGCCATCCTCGGCGTCACGTACACGTGCGACTACGAGCCGGTCAAGGAGATCGCCGCCGAACTCGACGCGATCCAGGCCGACACGGGCCTGGACGTGCCCGTGCACGTGGACGCCGCCAGCGGCGGCTTCGTCGCCCCGTTCCTCCGCCCCGAGCTGGAGTGGGACTTCCGGGTGGAGCGGGTGGCGTCCATCAACTCCTCCGGCCACAAGTACGGCATGGCGCCCCTCGGCGTCGGCTGGGCGATCTGGCGCTCCGCCGACCTGCTGCCCGAGGACCTGATCTTCCGCGTCAGCTACCTCGGCGGCGACATGCCGACGTTCGCGCTGAACTTCTCCCGGCCCGGCGGCGAGGTCGTCGCGCAGTACTACAACCTGCTGCGGCTGGGCCGCGCGGGCTACCGCCGCATCTACCGCACGGCGGCCGGCAGCGCCGAGTGGCTGGGCGAGCAGATCGCCGGCATGGGCCCGTTCACGCTGCTGTACGACGGGCGCGGCGCGCTGCCGGCGGTGTCGTGGACGCTGACGGACCCGGCGGGCGCGGGCTTCACGCTGTACGACGTGACGGAGCAACTGCGGCTGCGCGGCTGGCAGGTGCCGGCGTACCCGCTGCCGCCGAAGCGGCAGCAGACGGTCATCCAGCGGGTGCTGATCAGGCACGGGATCAGTCACGACAAGATCGAGCTGCTGGCGGCGGACGTACGGGAGGCGCTGGACCGGCTGAAGGACGGGGCCGGGACACCGGCGCCGCACCAGCCGGGCTTCCACCACTGAGCCGCGGGGCGGGGGTGGGCCGCGCCGGGGCCCGAGGGCCGGGGCGGGCGGACGTCAGGCGGGTCCCCCGGCGCACCCCGTGCGTCAGGCGAAGAGGTCCCGGCGGACGCCCGCCGCGTCGAAGAGGTGGTCGCGGGAGGCTTCGAGTTCGCGGCGCAGGTCGTCGAGGCGGGTGCCGAGCAGGCGGCCGCGCCACTTGCGGATCCGGCCGGCGACGATCACGGTCTCGACGTTGGTGCGGTCCATGAGGGAGACGACGGCGCCCAGCACGTTGTTGAGCGGGGCGACGTTGAGGGCGGTGGCGTCCAGCAGGACGATGTCGGCTTCCTTGCCGGGCGTCAGCGTGCCGGTCCTGCGGTCAAGACCCAGGTGCCGGGCGCCGTTGACGGTCGCGTACCGCAGGACGTCCCGGACGGTCAGCAGCGGCGGGGTGCCCGGGGCCGGGACGGGATAGGCGTCGGGCGGGGTGAAGTCGCCCTGTTCGAGGACCATCTGGTTGACGAGCATCCGCTGCATGGTCATCGCGGAGCGCATCAGCGTGAAGGGGTCGGCGGCCATGGTCGTCTCGACGTCGGAGCTGAGCGAGGGCTCCATGCCGAGCTTCTGCATCGTGAGGATGGGCGGTACGCCGTGCCGCATGGACATCTCGATCGGGAACGCGACCGAGATGCCCACGCCGGCGTCGCGGGCGCGCCGCCAGGCGAACTCGGACATGCCGGTCATGTGGATGAACATGACGTCGGGGCCGAAGCCCAGGTCGCCGTCCGCGCCGCCGGTGCCGCGGGCGAGGTCGTCGATGATCGGCCGGTAGCCGGCGCTGGAGACGGCGTGCGCGGCGATGGGCAGGTCCAGTTCGCGGGCGATGCGCCAGGCGCGGGTGTAGACGGGCCCGGGCTGGTGGATCTCCCCGCCCATGACCATGGTGAGCAGTTGGTCGCCGGAGGAGAACCACTCGTCCTTGATGCGGTACGCGTCCTCCGGGTAGCGGGCCCCGGCGCGGCCGTCGCCCTCGAAGAAGCCGAATGCGGCGCGGCGCCCGGTGTCGGCGAGCGCCTGGAGGGCGGCGTCGCTGTGTTCGGGGGAGTGGTGGATCTGGGAGACGTCGAGCACGGTGGTGACGCCGGCGTCCAGTTGGGAGAGCCCGGCGGCCAGCGAGTTGACGTAGACGTCCTGCGGCCGGTACGCGGGCGCGAAGCGCTCCAGTACGTACTCGACGTACGAGGGGTCGGCGCTGGGTGAGCCCGATCCGTCGTCGATCAGCAGCCCGTTGGGGAGGAACGCGCGCAGGGCGGTCTCGAACTGGTGGTGGTGGGTGTCGACGAAGCCGGGCATGACGATGCGCCCGCGGGCGTCGATCACCTCGGCGCCGCCGGCCTCGATGCGGGGCCGGACGGCGGTGATCTTCTTTCCCTCGACGAGGACGTCGGCGGCCTCGAAGTCGCCGACGTTCCGGTCCATGGACATGACCGCGCCGCCGCGGATGACGTACCGGCGCCCCCGGGGCGGTGCCT from Streptomyces sp. CMB-StM0423 includes the following:
- a CDS encoding glutamate decarboxylase gives rise to the protein MALHQTDRGVAGPYDDVYAMPISEHALPKYFMPEEVSDPRAVKALIRDELALDGNAAQNLATFCTTWAEDEVHSLMDECIGKNMVDKDEYPQTADIENRCVHILADLWHSPHGETTMGCSTTGSSEAAMLGGLALKWRWRRRRKAEGKPADRPNLVCGPVQVCWEKFARYFDVELRQVPLEPDATGLRPHQLREYVDENTIGVVAILGVTYTCDYEPVKEIAAELDAIQADTGLDVPVHVDAASGGFVAPFLRPELEWDFRVERVASINSSGHKYGMAPLGVGWAIWRSADLLPEDLIFRVSYLGGDMPTFALNFSRPGGEVVAQYYNLLRLGRAGYRRIYRTAAGSAEWLGEQIAGMGPFTLLYDGRGALPAVSWTLTDPAGAGFTLYDVTEQLRLRGWQVPAYPLPPKRQQTVIQRVLIRHGISHDKIELLAADVREALDRLKDGAGTPAPHQPGFHH
- a CDS encoding amidohydrolase family protein, producing the protein MASRHARRTFLKASTAAATAGAALTAAGLPAQTAAATPTRDQAPPRGRRYVIRGGAVMSMDRNVGDFEAADVLVEGKKITAVRPRIEAGGAEVIDARGRIVMPGFVDTHHHQFETALRAFLPNGLLIDDGSGSPSADPSYVEYVLERFAPAYRPQDVYVNSLAAGLSQLDAGVTTVLDVSQIHHSPEHSDAALQALADTGRRAAFGFFEGDGRAGARYPEDAYRIKDEWFSSGDQLLTMVMGGEIHQPGPVYTRAWRIARELDLPIAAHAVSSAGYRPIIDDLARGTGGADGDLGFGPDVMFIHMTGMSEFAWRRARDAGVGISVAFPIEMSMRHGVPPILTMQKLGMEPSLSSDVETTMAADPFTLMRSAMTMQRMLVNQMVLEQGDFTPPDAYPVPAPGTPPLLTVRDVLRYATVNGARHLGLDRRTGTLTPGKEADIVLLDATALNVAPLNNVLGAVVSLMDRTNVETVIVAGRIRKWRGRLLGTRLDDLRRELEASRDHLFDAAGVRRDLFA